Within the Rosa rugosa chromosome 2, drRosRugo1.1, whole genome shotgun sequence genome, the region TATAAACCATTTGCCAACGCAGCCAAACAAGGTCGATACTCACATGACCCCAGTTATAACCTTCCATGACCAGCTGGTGTGCTCTAGCAATCAACTTCAAGTTATTGGTATGATTGAACTGCTCAGATATGTCCTGTTAAAATAATACGAGTAAGCAGATCAAAAATTTGTTGGAACGATAAAGACCTGGCCAATTTAATTTCAACCCAATATcccaacaaagaagaaaaaaaatgatattcAATACATAAATAAAGTACCTGGCCAAAAGTATATCCAGCACCTCTGGGAGAGATACCCCAGCCACAGCGATCATCCGGGTCAGACCAAAGAAGATCACACATGGGACCTTCATGTGGAACCTCTTGAACACGGTCAAAATTACGTATGTTATCAAGGGTTTCAATTGAGGGAGAAAGTCCGCCGTGCAAGCAGAAGATTTCAGATTCAACCTTCAAAAATTAATAAGAGAAAAAATTTAGCATATGGGAAAAGAATCAAAGTGCTTCACCAGCACCTTAGGCAATCAACAATGATTTACATAGCAAATGTCACCTACGACCCAACAGAGTTGCCAAAATGATAGGTGAAACTCTAGCTGTAAAGCAATCCTACTAAGTATGATTTCAAATTTAGCATCAACAGGTATATTGCTGTCCACCTATTCTGCTAGAACAAACAAATAGAAAAACAACTTTCAACATGGCATTATAATAGTAGGGCCTGATGCAATTGAGATGGTAGCAACCTAATAGATGGTATTAGTATGCAATCAGAAATTCCAGACTTGTGCATCTTCAACCGAAACAATTACATTAACTTGAACAAACAAAACAGAGTGGCCCACTAACCTACATTAAATTTTTAAGCATCATAAATAACTGTAGAATTATACTAACCAAAGCTGTCAGCGGAAAATAGTCAAATAAATCAGTAAAGGTCTTCCAAACATTGGCATTACCATACCTGCAAATAGaaacaaaaaatgaattatttttGCAGGCTTGAAAAATATGATAAAACCAATTGATGGGACAGGAAAGTGTGAGTCAATATATAATACTTAGGTGACTGGAGCAACCAAGCACCATCTCATCCGAAGACATCAACATTTATAATGAGCAACAATTACTACAATTGTGTAATGTAATGTACATCTCAAACTTGATTAATTTAATACACTCCAAGAACTGATTCTTAACAAAGTTctaaatatttaattttttaatatttgatgCTCAATGCCTTCATTTCTAAACAAAAGGACacattacatatatataatgtCTAAACGGAACCTACGCAAATGGAAAATAGAGTTCTCAGTTAAGTAACACGCCACACAAAATTGCCTAttgaaaaaacaataaaattccACACAACATCATAGTTATACAAAATAATCGACAATGCAAGAGATGCTAAGAAACTCACTTCCGTAAGCACTCGTCATAAAAACCATAAACTTGAGTAATCTGCAATGGGAAATATTAAGACattatcaacataaacaacctgAGATAGCAATAACACCAtataatatatgtgtgtgtgagtgtgtgtgtgtgtgtgtgtgtgtgagagagagagagagagagagagagagagagagagagagaacatacCTGACGACTTTCATGATTCCCTCTTAGGATAGTTATACGTTGAGAGTAACGAACCTTCAAGGCCACCAAAAGCTGATTTAACAGATAAAGGAGTCAGGAGCAATAATATACATTAGGAGGCAAAAAAGTAAGATGAAGCAGCCTTGAAAATGGGAAATTTCCATCATAACAACATTAAATTTCTTAAGGGCAACACAACTTAGACCAGTCTCATTATCTTCATAGCATTCCTCAATTCTAGTCTCCTCTTAGGTCAATGGGGCACCAAATAGCTGAGGCTCAACATGTATCCAACTCTCTATAGTAAAATTAAAGGTGCTTAACTaaaaattgtaatttaatacAGTGAAAAAACCCCCAATTGCTTTAACCAAATAACTCTTGTCCCAGATTCCAAAAAACTTTAATGTCAATGACAAGAAAAGGGGAAGCCCAAACTAATAACTGAACCTTATTGACAGATaaggaataaaaaataaaaaaactcatACTTACTGTTACGGTTTCAACGGAATAATAGCCACGATCGACATAATCTCCCATAAACAAATAATTGGTATCTGGACACTACAAGCAAAATTGCAACAAGAAAACTATTATTTTCATTAATGTGAAATACCCAACACCAAGTACAAATTAATAACAAAATCACAAGAAGATCAATCAGATACACTTTTAGAGTTGATTAAGTACACTAAAGTAAATGATTACACTAATCATCCTTAAATTAAAACACTTCTTTTACACATTCCATAAAATTACATTACAATAACATCTCTTCAAAAACAGTCCTGTAAACTCCCTCCCTTGGACCAAACATAAGTAGAACTAAATAGCTCAAATCAGAAGAAATACCTTTCCTCCAATACGGAAAAGCTCGGCAAGATCATGAAATTGTCCATGAATATCACCGCAAATAGTTACTGGGCTTTTCACAGGCTGCAATGCATGAAAACCAAAAAGATTAATTACCTATATATTAGCAAAATATATGATAACTTTAAAGCCCGAAGTGAACACCA harbors:
- the LOC133731838 gene encoding serine/threonine-protein phosphatase PP2A catalytic subunit; the encoded protein is MDSVPSNSLGNLDEQIAQLMQCKPLSEQEVRGLCEKAKEILMEESNVQPVKSPVTICGDIHGQFHDLAELFRIGGKCPDTNYLFMGDYVDRGYYSVETVTLLVALKVRYSQRITILRGNHESRQITQVYGFYDECLRKYGNANVWKTFTDLFDYFPLTALVESEIFCLHGGLSPSIETLDNIRNFDRVQEVPHEGPMCDLLWSDPDDRCGWGISPRGAGYTFGQDISEQFNHTNNLKLIARAHQLVMEGYNWGHEQKVVTIFSAPNYCYRCGNMASILEVDDCKGHTFIQFEPAPRRGEPDVTRRTPDYFL